One stretch of Pieris brassicae chromosome 8, ilPieBrab1.1, whole genome shotgun sequence DNA includes these proteins:
- the LOC123712889 gene encoding cytochrome b-c1 complex subunit 9 produces MSLWATINRAVFKRTSTFALVVVGGTFFFERTFEIASVSIFESINKGKLWKDIKHKYEE; encoded by the exons ATGTCTTTGTGGGCGACCATTAACCGTGCTGTTTTCAAGAGAACTTCAACATTTGCTTTAGTAGTCGTGGGTGGTACGTTCTTCTTTGAAAGGACTTTTGAAATCGCCTCCGTTTCTATATTTGAAAGCATCAATAAGGGA AAATTGTGGAAAGACATCAAGCACAAATATGAGGAATAG
- the LOC123712887 gene encoding leucine-zipper-like transcriptional regulator 1 homolog isoform X1, whose amino-acid sequence MHNIAKMITEQLRNPNELDISLRMEFGPFETIHKWKRMSECYEFVGARRSKHTAVAYKDAIYVFGGDNGKSMLNDLIRFDIREKSWTKTGCMGSPPAPRYHHSAVVHRSSMFVFGGYTGDILANSNLTNKNDLFEYKFPNAQWVQWKFTGQEPVPRSAHGAAVYDDKLWIFAGYDGNARLNDMWTCNLVGENHQWEKVEQKGECPPTCCNFPVAVARNKMFVFSGQSGAKITNALFQFDFETHTWSRVCTEHLLRSAGPAPARRYGHVMVHHARHLYVFGGAADSTLPSDLHCYDLDTQMWSVLQVATDSQVPSGRLFHAGAVVGDAMYVFGGTVDNNVRSGDLYRFQLSNYPRCTLHDDFGRILKSQQFCDVTLLVGAEETPVLAHQAMLAARSQYLRTKIKLYALIARESREELLRRIEAGEEEPTEFSYKSQPQLVVRLPEATPEAFRMILNYIYTDKIDPTEKDEDPASPATMLLVMEVLRLALRLKIPRLRGLCARYLRANLCYGNVLQALHAAHQANLSCIKEYCLRFVVKDYNFTPIVMSAEFEQMEQQLMVEVIRRRQQPPAKLPAAAQHDSEEEIIGTNLEQDMCVFVTSGGAELADVRLRVGFSLRPAHRSILAARAAYFEAMFRSFSPQDNIVNIQICDTIPSEEAFDSLLRYMYYGDTNMPTEDSLYLFQAPIYYGFTNNRLQVFCKHNLQSNVSPDNVVAILQAADRMRAADIKEYALKMIVHHFELVAHQDSIRTLAQPLLVDIICALAEEPRHDTPLPLHPRSLPSSSSGDTLADEDYIRYRTNRS is encoded by the exons ATGCACAATATAGCCAAAATGATAACAGAACAACTTCGCAACCCTAATGAGCTAGATATAAGTTTGAGAATGGAGTTTGGTCCCTTTGAAACTATACACAAATGGAAAAGAATGTCTGAATGCTATGAATTTGTTGGAGCTAG acgAAGTAAGCATACAGCAGTTGCATATAAAGAtgcaatatatgtatttggaGGGGATAATGGAAAGTCTATGCTTAATGATCTAATTAGGTTTGACATAAGAGAGAAATCTTGGACTAAAACTGGATGTATGGGCTCTCCACCAGCACCAAGATATCATCATTCTGCTGTg GTACATCGATCATCCATGTTTGTTTTTGGAGGCTACACTGGAGATATCCTAGCTAACTCCAATCTCACAAACAAAAATGAtctttttgaatataaattccCAAATGCACAATGGGTGCAATGGAAATTTACTGGACA AGAACCAGTACCACGCTCAGCCCATGGTGCAGCTGTATATGACGATAAACTCTGGATATTTGCGGGATATGATGGCAACGCTCGCCTTAACGATATGTGGACTTGCAATTTAGTg GGGGAAAACCATCAATGGGAAAAAGTCGAGCAAAAAGGAGAATGTCCGCCGACTTGTTGTAATTTCCCTGTTGCGGTCGCTcgtaacaaaatgtttgtattcaGTGGGCAGAGTGGAGCCAAGATAACAAATGCGCTTTTCCAATTCGACTTTGAAACACATAC ATGGAGCCGTGTATGCACCGAACACCTCCTACGTAGTGCGGGACCTGCGCCGGCGCGTCGCTACGGACATGTGATGGTACACCACGCAAGACACCTTTACGTGTTTGGGGGTGCCGCTGATAGCACCCTGCCATCAGATTTGCATTGCTATGACTTGGATACTCAGATGTg GTCAGTTTTACAAGTGGCAACAGACTCACAAGTACCGTCTGGTCGTCTATTCCACGCAGGCGCGGTTGTAGGCGACGCTATGTACGTCTTTGGTGGCACTGTGGACAATAATGTGCGAAGTGGCGACCTCTATCGCTTCCAg ttatCAAACTACCCCCGATGCACCTTACACGATGATTTCGGCCGTATTCTTAAGTCGCAGCAGTTTTGTGACGTCACTCTGCTAGTAGGCGCTGAAGAGACACCTGTGCTCGCGCATCAGGCGATGTTAGCTGCGCGCTCGCAGTATCTACGCACTAAGATTAagttg tatGCACTAATTGCCAGGGAATCTCGTGAAGAACTTTTAAGACGTATAGAGGCAGGTGAAGAGGAGCCAACAGAGTTCTCATACAAGTCACAACCCCAGCTCGTGGTCCGACTGCCGGAAGCAACTCCCGAAGCGTTCCGAATGATTCTCAACTATATTTATACGGACAAGATTGATCCTACTGAGAAAG acGAAGACCCTGCTTCGCCAGCAACAATGCTACTAGTTATGGAAGTGCTTAGGCTTGCGTTGCGTCTCAAGATCCCACGTCTACGAGGCCTCTGCGCAAGATATCTACGAGCTAATCTGTGCTATGGCAACGTGCTTCAAGCGCTACATGCAGCGCATCAAGCGAATCTATCCTGTATTAAGGAGTACTGCTTGAG GTTCGTTGTAAAAGATTACAATTTTACACCGATCGTGATGTCTGCTGAGTTTGAGCAAATGGAACAGCAATTGATGGTCGAGGTGATTAGGCGAAGGCAGCAGCCACCTGCCAAGCTGCCTGCCGCTGCTCAACATGACTCCGAGGAAGAGATTATTG GTACAAATCTAGAACAAGACATGTGCGTGTTCGTGACTTCTGGTGGTGCGGAACTCGCTGACGTACGTTTACGAGTTGGCTTTTCATTGAGGCCCGCCCATCGCTCCATACTTGCGGCTAGAGCGGCGTATTTTGAAGCTATGTTCAGATCTTTCTCGCCGCAAGATAATATCGTCAAT ATCCAAATCTGCGACACAATTCCTTCAGAAGAAGCATTCGATTCTCTTCTGCGGTATATGTACTATGGTGACACAAACATGCCTACTGAAGACTCACTATACCTCTTCCAAGCTCCAATTTACTATG gTTTTACCAACAATCGGCTACAAGTGTTCTGCAAACACAATCTCCAAAGCAACGTATCTCCAGATAATGTTGTGGCCATTCTCCAGGCTGCTGATCGAATGCGAGCAGCAGACATCAAGGAGTATGCCCTGAAGATGATTGTGCATCACTTTGAActg GTCGCCCATCAAGACTCAATAAGGACTCTAGCCCAGCCGTTACTAGTTGATATAATTTGTGCCCTTGCGGAAGAACCCCGCCATGACACACCCCTACCTTTGCACCCAAGATCTCTGCCATCATCGTCATCTGGTGACACATTGGCTGATGAGGACTATATCAGATATCGGACAAACAG GTCTTAA
- the LOC123712887 gene encoding leucine-zipper-like transcriptional regulator 1 homolog isoform X2, with protein sequence MHNIAKMITEQLRNPNELDISLRMEFGPFETIHKWKRMSECYEFVGARRSKHTAVAYKDAIYVFGGDNGKSMLNDLIRFDIREKSWTKTGCMGSPPAPRYHHSAVVHRSSMFVFGGYTGDILANSNLTNKNDLFEYKFPNAQWVQWKFTGQEPVPRSAHGAAVYDDKLWIFAGYDGNARLNDMWTCNLVGENHQWEKVEQKGECPPTCCNFPVAVARNKMFVFSGQSGAKITNALFQFDFETHTWSRVCTEHLLRSAGPAPARRYGHVMVHHARHLYVFGGAADSTLPSDLHCYDLDTQMWSVLQVATDSQVPSGRLFHAGAVVGDAMYVFGGTVDNNVRSGDLYRFQLSNYPRCTLHDDFGRILKSQQFCDVTLLVGAEETPVLAHQAMLAARSQYLRTKIKESREELLRRIEAGEEEPTEFSYKSQPQLVVRLPEATPEAFRMILNYIYTDKIDPTEKDEDPASPATMLLVMEVLRLALRLKIPRLRGLCARYLRANLCYGNVLQALHAAHQANLSCIKEYCLRFVVKDYNFTPIVMSAEFEQMEQQLMVEVIRRRQQPPAKLPAAAQHDSEEEIIGTNLEQDMCVFVTSGGAELADVRLRVGFSLRPAHRSILAARAAYFEAMFRSFSPQDNIVNIQICDTIPSEEAFDSLLRYMYYGDTNMPTEDSLYLFQAPIYYGFTNNRLQVFCKHNLQSNVSPDNVVAILQAADRMRAADIKEYALKMIVHHFELVAHQDSIRTLAQPLLVDIICALAEEPRHDTPLPLHPRSLPSSSSGDTLADEDYIRYRTNRS encoded by the exons ATGCACAATATAGCCAAAATGATAACAGAACAACTTCGCAACCCTAATGAGCTAGATATAAGTTTGAGAATGGAGTTTGGTCCCTTTGAAACTATACACAAATGGAAAAGAATGTCTGAATGCTATGAATTTGTTGGAGCTAG acgAAGTAAGCATACAGCAGTTGCATATAAAGAtgcaatatatgtatttggaGGGGATAATGGAAAGTCTATGCTTAATGATCTAATTAGGTTTGACATAAGAGAGAAATCTTGGACTAAAACTGGATGTATGGGCTCTCCACCAGCACCAAGATATCATCATTCTGCTGTg GTACATCGATCATCCATGTTTGTTTTTGGAGGCTACACTGGAGATATCCTAGCTAACTCCAATCTCACAAACAAAAATGAtctttttgaatataaattccCAAATGCACAATGGGTGCAATGGAAATTTACTGGACA AGAACCAGTACCACGCTCAGCCCATGGTGCAGCTGTATATGACGATAAACTCTGGATATTTGCGGGATATGATGGCAACGCTCGCCTTAACGATATGTGGACTTGCAATTTAGTg GGGGAAAACCATCAATGGGAAAAAGTCGAGCAAAAAGGAGAATGTCCGCCGACTTGTTGTAATTTCCCTGTTGCGGTCGCTcgtaacaaaatgtttgtattcaGTGGGCAGAGTGGAGCCAAGATAACAAATGCGCTTTTCCAATTCGACTTTGAAACACATAC ATGGAGCCGTGTATGCACCGAACACCTCCTACGTAGTGCGGGACCTGCGCCGGCGCGTCGCTACGGACATGTGATGGTACACCACGCAAGACACCTTTACGTGTTTGGGGGTGCCGCTGATAGCACCCTGCCATCAGATTTGCATTGCTATGACTTGGATACTCAGATGTg GTCAGTTTTACAAGTGGCAACAGACTCACAAGTACCGTCTGGTCGTCTATTCCACGCAGGCGCGGTTGTAGGCGACGCTATGTACGTCTTTGGTGGCACTGTGGACAATAATGTGCGAAGTGGCGACCTCTATCGCTTCCAg ttatCAAACTACCCCCGATGCACCTTACACGATGATTTCGGCCGTATTCTTAAGTCGCAGCAGTTTTGTGACGTCACTCTGCTAGTAGGCGCTGAAGAGACACCTGTGCTCGCGCATCAGGCGATGTTAGCTGCGCGCTCGCAGTATCTACGCACTAAGATTAa GGAATCTCGTGAAGAACTTTTAAGACGTATAGAGGCAGGTGAAGAGGAGCCAACAGAGTTCTCATACAAGTCACAACCCCAGCTCGTGGTCCGACTGCCGGAAGCAACTCCCGAAGCGTTCCGAATGATTCTCAACTATATTTATACGGACAAGATTGATCCTACTGAGAAAG acGAAGACCCTGCTTCGCCAGCAACAATGCTACTAGTTATGGAAGTGCTTAGGCTTGCGTTGCGTCTCAAGATCCCACGTCTACGAGGCCTCTGCGCAAGATATCTACGAGCTAATCTGTGCTATGGCAACGTGCTTCAAGCGCTACATGCAGCGCATCAAGCGAATCTATCCTGTATTAAGGAGTACTGCTTGAG GTTCGTTGTAAAAGATTACAATTTTACACCGATCGTGATGTCTGCTGAGTTTGAGCAAATGGAACAGCAATTGATGGTCGAGGTGATTAGGCGAAGGCAGCAGCCACCTGCCAAGCTGCCTGCCGCTGCTCAACATGACTCCGAGGAAGAGATTATTG GTACAAATCTAGAACAAGACATGTGCGTGTTCGTGACTTCTGGTGGTGCGGAACTCGCTGACGTACGTTTACGAGTTGGCTTTTCATTGAGGCCCGCCCATCGCTCCATACTTGCGGCTAGAGCGGCGTATTTTGAAGCTATGTTCAGATCTTTCTCGCCGCAAGATAATATCGTCAAT ATCCAAATCTGCGACACAATTCCTTCAGAAGAAGCATTCGATTCTCTTCTGCGGTATATGTACTATGGTGACACAAACATGCCTACTGAAGACTCACTATACCTCTTCCAAGCTCCAATTTACTATG gTTTTACCAACAATCGGCTACAAGTGTTCTGCAAACACAATCTCCAAAGCAACGTATCTCCAGATAATGTTGTGGCCATTCTCCAGGCTGCTGATCGAATGCGAGCAGCAGACATCAAGGAGTATGCCCTGAAGATGATTGTGCATCACTTTGAActg GTCGCCCATCAAGACTCAATAAGGACTCTAGCCCAGCCGTTACTAGTTGATATAATTTGTGCCCTTGCGGAAGAACCCCGCCATGACACACCCCTACCTTTGCACCCAAGATCTCTGCCATCATCGTCATCTGGTGACACATTGGCTGATGAGGACTATATCAGATATCGGACAAACAG GTCTTAA
- the LOC123712909 gene encoding ran-specific GTPase-activating protein-like — protein MSLPSEESVRRNSESEGDAESPEYDPHFEPVLSLPLVDIQTNEEDEEELAKIRARLYRYDTADHEWKERGTGDIKLLRHKLNNTVRVVMRRDKTLKVCANHFITPDIRMNVHCGSDKAFNWSVFADFADETMKQELLAIKFGTVQNAELWKAKFAEAQEIVRTKCFLYTQDLSSDDESSITRSEDTDTPEPRTTDKANEDSKKDTLDSDGVVLKLKELKVDSEKSD, from the exons ATGTCTTTACCG AGTGAGGAAAGTGTGAGGCGCAATAGTGAGAGCGAGGGTGATGCAGAGTCTCCAGAATACGATCCTCACTTTGAACCAGTTCTATCGTTGCCCCTAGTGGATATTCAGACTAACGAAGAAGATGAAGAAGAGCTAGCAAAAATCCGCGCCAGACTCTACAGATATGACACCGCTGACCACGAATGGAAG GAACGCGGTACGGGTGACATAAAATTACTTCGCCATAAGTTAAACAATACTGTAAGAGTTGTGATGCGACGAGACAAGACACTAAAAGTTTGTGCAAATCATTTTATAACTCCTGATATAAGAATGAATGTGCACTGTGGATCTGACAAGGCTTTTAATTGGTCAGTTTTTGCTGACTTTGCTGATGAAACTATGAAACAGGAATTGCTTGCTATAAAGTTTGGCACTGTGCAAA ATGCTGAACTATGGAAAGCAAAGTTTGCCGAAGCCCAAGAAATTGTAAGAACAAAATGTTTTCTGTACACCCAAGATCTATCATCAGATGATGAGAGTAGTATCACTAGAAGTGAAGACACCGATACTCCAGAACCTAGGACTACTGACAAAGCAAATGAGGATTCAAAGAAAGACACTCTAGATAGTGATGGTGTggttttgaaattaaaagaaCTGAAAGTGGATAGTGAAAAATCTGACTAA
- the LOC123712908 gene encoding protein windbeutel, which yields MSFNRKISLLLSIFITIPAVYKVSASSGSIELDEISFDKIINTFSASLVKFDVAFPYGDKHDAFVAIAKEAKDVKELVIAEVGVKDYGEKENAELANKYGATKDTFPVVKLFLKGQNEPITFDDSQGFTTDQLRRFVRQNTGIYLSLPGCVRELDMLAIEFMKAKKDKRNDVLKKTEDALKVFGSENKNTAKIYKTIMDKVLSKGDDFVKTENDRVKKVMSGKLSDEKKLDMAQRLNILQSFQLHEIQYKDEL from the exons ATGAGTTTTAACAGAAAAATTTCGTTATTgctatcaatatttattacaattcctGCTGTTTACAAAGTGTCTGCATCTAGCGGTTCAATCGAATTAGACGAAATttcatttgataaaataataaatacattctcCGCATCCCTTGTAAAATTTGATGTGGCATTTCCTTATGGCGATAAACACGATGCTTTTGTTGCGATAGCTAAAGAAGCGAAGGACGTTAAGGAACTAGTCATTGCTGAAGTCGGTGTTAAAGATTATGGCGAAAAAGAAAATGCAGAACTTGCCAATAAGTACGGGGCAACAAAGGATACTTTTCCAGTGGTCAAACTGTTCCTTAAAGGTCAAAATGAACCTATTACGTTTGATGATTCTCAAGGATTCACAACTGATCAGTTAAGGCGATTTGTTCGACAAAACACTGGCATCTACCTAAGCCTCCCTGGATGTGTGCGCGAACTTGACATGCTTGCTATTGAATTCATGAAGGCAAAAAAGGACAAGAGAAATgatgttttaaagaaaactgaagATGCTCTTAAAGTGTTCGGCTCTgag AATAAAAATACtgcaaaaatttacaaaactatAATGGACAAGGTTCTTAGCAAAGGTGATGACTTTGTTAAAACTGAAAATGATCGGGTAAAGAAAGTTATGAGTGGCAAGTTATCTGATGAGAAGAAGCTGGATATGGCACAAAGACTGAACATTCTACAATCATTCCAACTTCATGAAATTCAATATAAGGATGAACTgtag
- the LOC123712907 gene encoding zinc metalloproteinase nas-4-like isoform X1 yields the protein MKIYLFLFFHVFFAFAKNIERVAEYALVQKPYVPVENNLKLLSGPNSQDLKKIQDAGDALWPFGIITYYLDTKSYDEIIAQRVYSVMDAVQSASCVQFKSVMTKPLNVTWLHITNPQKKRECVHKTFQLDRQEITVVLGYDCLKESDILHALLHAIGLKDEVTHPYRDRYMRVLWNNIKPEYRHLYQIQGLHSSKVLTEYDPTSVMHFHDRAFSSNGQATIVPLISGLMIAPSDHLSQLDTMKLRLMFEHECNKRKVSEVIDSCKNVFHDKLTGSVNVMANILENGDDNNSPIKEGTNEKSVDNIYQVHINSSENDGQSNETEISDDYSEKSDSDIASSINDGVTHTKKEISVEDSINNYEENKNEGYESIRK from the exons atgaaaatatatttatttttatttttccatgTGTTTTTTGCATTTGCTAAGAACATAGAACGTGTGGCGGAATATG cgCTAGTTCAAAAACCGTATGTACCTGTTGAAAATA atttaaaattattaagcgGTCCAAACTCACAAGACTTAAAGAAAATTCAGGACGCAGGAGATGCACTGTGGCCATTTggaattattacatattatttggATACCAAAAGCTACG ACGAAATAATTGCTCAGCGTGTTTATTCAGTAATGGATGCTGTGCAAAGTGCATCTTGCGTCCAGTTTAAATCCGTCATGACGAAGCCATTGAATGTCACGTGGTTACACATCACTAACCCGCAGAAAAAACGAGAATGCGTCCATAAAACTTTTCAATTGGATCGTCAGGAAATA ACTGTAGTCCTGGGATACGATTGTCTGAAGGAAAGTGATATACTTCATGCTTTACTCCACGCTATTGGTTTGAAAGACGAAGTGACGCACCCATATCGTGATCGCTACATGCGAGTGCTTTGGAACAATATTAAACCAG AATATCGTCACCTTTATCAAATACAAGGATTGCATTCTTCAAAAGTTTTGACAGAGTATGATCCAACAAGTGTCATGCATTTTCATGACCGAGCATTTAGTAGCAATGGACAGGCAACCATTGTACCTTTG ATATCTGGACTAATGATAGCCCCGTCTGATCATCTGTCACAACTGGACACTATGAAACTAAGATTGATGTTCGAACATGAATGTAACAAACGTAAAGTAAGTGAAGTTATCGATTcatgtaaaaatgtattccaCGATAAACTTACGGGTTCAGTTAATGTAATGGCTAACATTCTTGAAAACGGCGATGATAACAATAGTCCTATTAAAGAAGGCACCAATGAAAAATCTGTGGACAATATTTATCAAGTGCATATTAATAGTAGTGAAAACGATGGTCAAAGTAATGAAACAGAAATTAGTGACGATTATTCTGAAAAAAGTGATTCCGACATAGCATCTTCTATAAATGATGGAGTAACACAcacaaagaaagaaatatCAGTTGaagattcaattaataattatgaagaaaataaaaacgaagGTTATGAAAGCATAAGAAAATAA
- the LOC123712907 gene encoding seminal metalloprotease 1-like isoform X2, with product MKIYLFLFFHVFFAFAKNIERVAEYDLKLLSGPNSQDLKKIQDAGDALWPFGIITYYLDTKSYDEIIAQRVYSVMDAVQSASCVQFKSVMTKPLNVTWLHITNPQKKRECVHKTFQLDRQEITVVLGYDCLKESDILHALLHAIGLKDEVTHPYRDRYMRVLWNNIKPEYRHLYQIQGLHSSKVLTEYDPTSVMHFHDRAFSSNGQATIVPLISGLMIAPSDHLSQLDTMKLRLMFEHECNKRKVSEVIDSCKNVFHDKLTGSVNVMANILENGDDNNSPIKEGTNEKSVDNIYQVHINSSENDGQSNETEISDDYSEKSDSDIASSINDGVTHTKKEISVEDSINNYEENKNEGYESIRK from the exons atgaaaatatatttatttttatttttccatgTGTTTTTTGCATTTGCTAAGAACATAGAACGTGTGGCGGAATATG atttaaaattattaagcgGTCCAAACTCACAAGACTTAAAGAAAATTCAGGACGCAGGAGATGCACTGTGGCCATTTggaattattacatattatttggATACCAAAAGCTACG ACGAAATAATTGCTCAGCGTGTTTATTCAGTAATGGATGCTGTGCAAAGTGCATCTTGCGTCCAGTTTAAATCCGTCATGACGAAGCCATTGAATGTCACGTGGTTACACATCACTAACCCGCAGAAAAAACGAGAATGCGTCCATAAAACTTTTCAATTGGATCGTCAGGAAATA ACTGTAGTCCTGGGATACGATTGTCTGAAGGAAAGTGATATACTTCATGCTTTACTCCACGCTATTGGTTTGAAAGACGAAGTGACGCACCCATATCGTGATCGCTACATGCGAGTGCTTTGGAACAATATTAAACCAG AATATCGTCACCTTTATCAAATACAAGGATTGCATTCTTCAAAAGTTTTGACAGAGTATGATCCAACAAGTGTCATGCATTTTCATGACCGAGCATTTAGTAGCAATGGACAGGCAACCATTGTACCTTTG ATATCTGGACTAATGATAGCCCCGTCTGATCATCTGTCACAACTGGACACTATGAAACTAAGATTGATGTTCGAACATGAATGTAACAAACGTAAAGTAAGTGAAGTTATCGATTcatgtaaaaatgtattccaCGATAAACTTACGGGTTCAGTTAATGTAATGGCTAACATTCTTGAAAACGGCGATGATAACAATAGTCCTATTAAAGAAGGCACCAATGAAAAATCTGTGGACAATATTTATCAAGTGCATATTAATAGTAGTGAAAACGATGGTCAAAGTAATGAAACAGAAATTAGTGACGATTATTCTGAAAAAAGTGATTCCGACATAGCATCTTCTATAAATGATGGAGTAACACAcacaaagaaagaaatatCAGTTGaagattcaattaataattatgaagaaaataaaaacgaagGTTATGAAAGCATAAGAAAATAA
- the LOC123712906 gene encoding uncharacterized protein LOC123712906 — protein MIFYKIIYIFCLLKGNIVLCMIPGLSVQKVDEKIIEKKRQDTLEICKIFEEQNNLEISNSKEAHPRLRRNTQENPAINREDLKRVENIVEKLYDDMEDKITYRQRSFNDSTTIKISHRRFNFAPASLSGSEKQDANSNDAKIQHNGGVDTIPWTKKWHHGIVPYFIDPNSYDAQLTEMIIKAFDYFEKVTCIRLQRLRDRPLDKKSLQSVEWLYISNPSGIRQCVHSNERKPNQGVQMVVIGYDCMSLGEILHEIMHVLGFSHEHTRPDRDSYITILWDNIKAGYKKYFSARQVDPLNLPYDYASVLHYPPRAFSKNGQMTIMAQHSTKIGQREALSEIDILKVSRVYNAECMQRNKEYLLETCPSVMNGRKEEQTATIDEINDYFSERIWPYAIVNYKIRDDMEFTTEEKENIQAVIRHIEKETCIEFRNIDSKRGSSEKELSDEDNKTKQTNLLEPTNEIKPQQSNKDNKTLYKSSAYNYGKAKMTYMIPNSTPKTQRDTDNEISNDSWDNLKKSKGVTRLKRNILPLRRHAANILTLVRSSEPGCQCHPPGRPNGHKDLVINNDCFNSVNDLLHVFVHVLGLDHQHNMHDRDLFLKIVWENLNPEIKSEMSHKLPPAAAAGFTYDYQSVMHYPWLQIKDGVTNIMYPIWNDGWAMGHWQGLSYIDVSKLNLIYKEQCALRSQSVSSKQLL, from the exons atgattttttacaaaataatttatatattttgcctGTTAAAAGGAAACATTGTATTGTGTATGATACCAGGTTTGAGTGTCCAGAaag TTGATGAAAAAATTATTGAGAAAAAGCGACAAGATACTttagaaatatgtaaaatttttgAAGAACAAAATAATCTGGAAATAAGCAATTCCAAAGAAGCCCACCCCAGATTAAGAAGAAATACACAAGAAAATCCAGCGATAAACAGGGAAGATCTTAAAAGAGTTGAAAACATAGTTGAGAAACTCTACGATGACATGGAAGACAAAATTACTTATCGGCAAAGAAGTTTTAATGATTCGACTACGATAAAG atCAGTCACAGACGTTTTAACTTTGCTCCAGCGAGTTTATCGGGATCAGAAAAGCAAGATGCAAATTCTAATGATGcaaaaatacaacataatGGAGGTGTCGATACAATTCCCTGGACCAAGAAGTGGCATCATGGGATCGTTCCTTATTTTATCGATCCTAATTCTTATG aTGCCCAACTAACGGagatgataataaaagcatttgaTTACTTTGAGAAAGTTACTTGCATTCGGCTGCAGCGGCTAAGAGATCGACCTCTTGATAAAAAATCTCTACAAAGTGTGGAATGGTTGTATATCAGTAATCCTTCTGGAATCCGGCAATGCGTTCATAGTAACGAGAGAAAACCCAATCAAGGTGTTCAG ATGGTGGTTATCGGCTACGATTGTATGTCTTTAGGTGAAATTCTTCATGAAATTATGCACGTATTAGGTTTCTCTCATGAACATACCCGGCCCGATAGAGACAGCTATATAACAATCTTGTGGGATAATATAAAAGCAG gaTACAAGAAGTATTTCTCAGCACGCCAAGTTGATCCGCTTAATCTGCCATATGATTACGCTAGCGTTCTTCATTATCCCCCTCGAGCGTTTTCTAAAAATGGGCAGATGACCATAATGGCACAa CATTCAACAAAGATTGGTCAACGTGAAGCTTTAAGCGAAATagacattttaaaagtatcaAGAGTATACAACGCCGAGTGTATGCAACGGAATAAAGAATATCTTTTAGAAACGTGTCCTAGCGTAATGAATGGTAGAAAAGAAGAGCAAACAGCGACTATTGATGAAATTAATGATTACTTTAGTGAAAGGATCTGGCCGTATGCTATAGTTAATTACAAGATACGAGATGATATGGAATTTA CGACtgaagaaaaagaaaacattcaAGCAGTAATACGTCATATAGAAAAGGAAACATGCATTGAGTTTAGAAACATAGACTCAAAGAGAGGTTCTTCAGAAAAAGAACTTTCAGATGAAGATAATAAAACCAAACAAACCAATTTACTTGAACCAACCAATGAAATAAAACCTCAACAATCAAACaaagataataaaactttatacaaaTCATCCGCTTACAATTATGGTAAGGCAAAGATGACGTATATGATACCTAACTCCACTCCGAAAACTCAAAGAGATACAGATAATGAAATTTCAAACGATAGTTGGGATAACCTTAAAAAATCGAAAG GAGTTACACGATTAAAACGTAATATATTACCATTACGACGACATGCAGCGAATATATTGACTTTGGTTAGATCTTCAGAGCCTGGGTGCCAATGTCATCCCCCAGGAAGACCAAATGGACATAAA GATCTTGTTATCAATAATGATTGCTTTAATTCGGTGAATGATCTTTTGCACGTATTTGTACACGTGTTAGGTTTGGATCATCAACATAATATGCACGATCGTGATTTGTTTCTTAAAATCGTGTGGGAAAATCTTAATCCAG AAATTAAATCTGAAATGTCACATAAGCTCCCACCCGCCGCAGCAGCCGGTTTTACCTACGACTACCAGAGCGTTATGCATTACCCCTGGTTACAAATAAAAGATGGTGTTACAAACATTATGTATCCAATATGG aatGATGGTTGGGCCATGGGTCACTGGCAAGGCTTGAGCTATATCGACGTTAGTAAATTAAACCTCATCTATAAAGAACAGTGCGCGTTGCGAAGTCAAAGCGTTTCTTCAAAACAACTACTTTag